The Cryptomeria japonica unplaced genomic scaffold, Sugi_1.0 HiC_scaffold_110, whole genome shotgun sequence genome segment CAACCAATTCTCAGATATATCCTATAATCCGTAATAACTATGCAGTCATAAGTCACATAGTAATATAAAACAAATCAATCTATACAAAGAAAACATGTAGGGATAGAGGAAGTATAGGGCAAATAACAGCAAGCCAAGGAAAATTACCCTGCAAGGACGTAGAAGGAGAGATTGGAGACGTGATTCCACCACAAACAGATCGATCTTCCCAAGTCGCTTACAAGGGTCGATGGAATTGCAGACCGAAACAATCACCGAAAAAATGAaagcaagaaaagaaaagaaaagatttggAAACCCCCAAAATTGATTAGTCGACCTCTATTTATAATTGGTGTGGCTAAAATTCCATCAAAATGCATgaatttaatttagataattacTGATTTTAACTGATTTTAGAAGTTCAGTTTGAAAGGAAACTTAACTGCATTCCGAGCTAATTTCCAAAATTCACTTTGGTTtttcttattttattaaatttttaatttttaattttttatttaaaagaatatatattatatattcgcATGGCAAATACTaactttatatatttttatttatcaacttttaattgatttaaaatcttaataatttatctttttgaaaattattattatattttatttattaattaaaacctCTAAATCATGAAtttttgtttatttagtttaaatatttaaatcattttatttattttggtcttttaaatttattgaattattattaACTTTATGTTTGCACATGATTCCATTCCGTGGGTTGATGCCAGTGTGCTAGAAGACCCCTCCTTGGCCATATGTTCACCTTCGATAGTTACCCTGCACCCACCTTGCACTCGACAAAATCGTCAGATAacgattaaaaaaaattcattataatcatcatcataacATTAAATAATGAAATATCATTAATAACATTAAATATCATCACATAATACCATCATTAATGTCATCACATAATATAATGTTGTTATACACTAATAGTATCAAATGTCTATAATTGTCACTGTCTAACATTTGATTAAAAGTAACCTAAAACCTATGTATCTAAAACGGGTCATGGCAATAGTCCTCAAAGCTAACTAACAAATTCTTACAAAGTGGGTATGAACTACAAGTCTAACCATGTAAGTTCTTGGAAAAACACAATGTTTAAGGGTAGGTCCCCATGTGGcttcttagcttattttggctagcagttgCAGCTTAATTTTTTTAGCATTAATTTGTGGAGCTGGTGGCCCCATGAATGTAAAATTTTGATGCTTATAAAATAAGCAATCATCTTAAATTGCATTATTAAAAGAACTACTTAATTCTAATTGGTCACATAAATTGTGGAgaaaaaattggaaacaaataAAAAGAGGGAAATTGTTTTGGAGAGCCACATGTCAATCTTCTCAATAAGCAGTTGCTGCTTATTTCCAACCCCaccttttttcaaagcttattttaaATTTTAAGCAGTTGCTGCTCCacttaaataggaaaagattccAGTTTATCTTTTCCtcttaattaaaaatttgcatgggaAAACTCTAGCTGcttaattttaagtagaaattgcacttaagaagCCGCATGGGGACATGGCATAAGAAAAAAGAGAGTAAACATACACAACTTGGCTTAAAAAGATATTAAGTACCAAAAGTATTCTTAATTATTCATAAGTTCCTATCACATTAGTGCAACCCATGCCTTTACATGACACACTCTTAGGTGATGAAACTAAGCACAAATATTAAGATTGGCATTGTAAGGACCCAAGAAAGGACCTCGACAATGGAAAAACCATTAATTGAGCAAAACCAAGAGAAATCAACCAATCAAGAAGGCTTAGGTCCCCTCAACAAGTACAAGATGAATATAAAATATAAGAATTATAGTAGACTTGTCAACATGATCACAACTTAAACTTGACCAATATATTCAAATTTGGTCATATTTATAAAATGGTCATGGAAAGGGGTTTAAAAGTCATAGTGgtttaattaattcctttttaatgtGCGCTAAATATTAATCTTGTAACCTTGGATCTTAGTAAATAATAACCACAAAATAGAAATTTAAAGAAAAATGTTTCTAGACCTTTAAGACAGAATCTTGTGAAGTTGAGCGAAAAATTTAAATAGGCCAATGGTGAGGGGtcaaaatttgggatggaaaattgAATATGTTAGCATAAAGCACTATGCTTAGAATTGATAGAATATTATCTAattcttgtgacacaaaaaatatttttttaaaggatTGTTTTAAAATGTCTTTCACTTGAAAGATAAAGCCAACAATATGCTCTTTTTGTAGAGAGTATTCTCTACACAATTAAAAATGTTGTCTTTCTAATAAATGGGATGGATTTTCATAGAATCATATGTATAGATTTTGTATTAAAAAATTATGAGCTAAAAAAATTTAGAGCTTTTTGGTCTCtaaagtatgaagtgttatatatattaaaattgacCTTTCAGATATTTTGAGCACATTAGAAAAGTACTTTTGTCTCTAGATTacaccatatgaaatttgataGTCCCCTTGCTTAAAAATTTTGCTTCCGGATTCAAAAGTTTGATACCATGTTTGAGCAACAAATTATGAAAGTATAATGATGCCCTGATATATGTAGGACAAGGAGGAAGTAGGAAGGCAAAACTAAAATTTGACTTATATGATTCATGTAAGACACTCGAGACAAGTGTTAGAGCATGTGTCTTGTGGGTATGAGTTGAAACAACTAAGCTCTTAAGTGAGATTAAGTTAGTGTAAATAGGTCTATAAGGTCTTAGAGCTAGATAAATGGAAACTAGATGTATAAAAGCTCTTTTCTTACAAACAATAGTTaccataatttaaatattatttgaaAAACCATATTCAATGAATAAATATAAGAATCTACTCATAGAATGAAGCTAAACTAAATAGTTTAATAAGGGTGATATCGCAAGATGTGTCCCACTTGTGCAATGGGGCCATAAAATTGAGcggaaaatgataaaataaaatgctTTTAAATGAAGAATATTCACTACAAGGTGATGTCCCCATAGCCTTTAGATGAAGCGtttgtcaaatttaaaatatttcatatTCAAAAAGCTTAGTTTTTTCTTTACAACTATTTTAGACTTAGATGTATAgtttaaaattgaatattttaatACTGTCTTTTAAATATTAGATTTGTTTTAGATTCCTATTTTTTAATTATTACTCTCAATTATTTTaaacataaattaattttaaaaaaatatagttaATGAAAAAcctatatctctttcttctcttacATTTTAAATCTAAACATTACATTTAATCTAATGATTTTCTTtaactttaattaaaaaaataaatgtacAACTAATCCATACTTTTAttatcttttataaaaaataacaaCAGTAGAATATATTGCATACACAGACTATTATGTTTTTACACACATGTAATTTACTTACGTAGATTAATTTGTTTTATCTTTCTAATTCCAATACAAGGCTCTTCATTTTCCTTTGAGTTTAATGCTTAAAAATTGTCTTAAAAAAAAGTATGatcttttataaaaaataacaaCAGTAGAATATATTGCATACACAGACTATTATGTTTTTACACACATGTAATGTACTTACGTAGATTAATTTGTTTCATCTTTCTAATTCCAATACAAGGCTCTTCATTTTCCTTTGAGTTTAATGCTTAAAAATTGTcttaaaaaacattttttattatcttATCAATAGGCCAAAAAATTCTCTTTAACTTTGAGCTGACTGAATGTCGAATTAAATAGATGTGTTCCCTACTTAGTGGATCATTGACACGTGAGATGATCAAATTGGTAGTTTGTAGCAATATTGTAATCACATGAAGTTTCCTTTTTTCTAACAAATATTTGTATTAGCATAGCATGTAAGAGGTACTCATTGCAATTGGAGTTATAGAGCAGAGAAGgctgaaaatttgaaaatgagaagaaaGGAGAATCTAATGTGTATAAACTATTTACAGGTATTAATATCTTGTACAGCTTAAGTCTTTTGAAATAGATATTTCGTTTAAGTGCTAGTTGTAGATATTTAAGggctatttatatatatttttttaacttaaaatcttttgtgataatctttCTTAGAGTACGCATTAAGGAAGGAAGGTTTGGAGGACAAGACGAAGGAAGGACGATGGGGGTTTGAGTGGGTGCTAGGTAAGGGGCACTaggtaaggggcacctcatctcatTTCTTCCGATCCCATCGAGTGCTTTGGCGTTGGTTCCGATGATCTATACGTAACATGCCGTAAGAAGGAAGCTCTGGCTATGGTTGTCTATAGGAAGTAGTGTGTTGGCTAGCGCTTGGGAGTGCTAGGTTTAAACCGGCAGATGCCGGTAGTAAAGAAAATAGAATGGCTGGTGGGAAGCGTCGGGATCTCCGTGTCATAATCAAAACCTCACTCACCCGATGTCATGATCGCAGGAAGACAGCGTAAAGATCCTAATAGAAGTAAGTAACCTTTCTCGGGTCGATCACCAGGGCTCTGCTCCTTGGTCCCTATGAAAAGCACTTCAGTGTCGGTCGATGACGAAAGCTTTGTTGGCTCAGTTTCGGTTTCCATTTATTTTAAGTTTAATAagtttaattattcaatttttaagttttttttttaatggcATTTTGTTGAACTTTACCTGTTTTGAGTTGCATAGCCAGTCAGGTTATTTCTGAGTGAGGACCTTTCCAAAATCAATCTGCCAGGTTACTTCTGAGTGAGGAGCTGTCCAAAATGACATGTTAACTGCATGTTAAAATGTTAAAATTTATGTTATTGCGGAAGTCACAGTTAATTCTGTTGATCATGATTGATCTATAATTTTCATAGAAAACAATAACACAAAAATTATTGATCCGTACTGTACTGGTTTGAAACCAATTTAAGCGCAGGTGAAGACCCTATAGTTTTCATTTGGGATGCATGTGAAGAGTGGGTCTACACGCTCCACCAAATGCAATGATTGTGAACTTTTCGTAGCCCTATACTATAGATCCATCTTCACCATATGGTTGTAATTAAAAAGCTCGGAGGCGAAATCCACAATGACCTTCACAAAATGGGTTCTGCTTATTATGGTCTGTGCAGCGGTTGCAGCTCAAGCCAGGGCATGCAGGGCCAGATGTGAAAATCATCATTACAGCTGCTCTAAACGCGGATCGTTTCCGTGTCCTTCTCGCTGTCCGCGGATTTGCTACGTCAACTGCAAGCGCTGCAAGGTCAAATGCCCCGTGGAGAGCACCCGTAAGCCACAGAAATTACTAATTCTCATGTTTACAACAAAATAAGAGCTATTGTTTTCTGGAAAATCATTGTATCTATCTAAGATGTACTACTTTGTGTGCAGGACGTCTGTCTGAAGCATCTTTGTCTGCGGCCTGTGACAAGCCGGGTGCGGTGTGCCACGACCCGCGGTTCATAGGCGGGGATAGCAGTATGTTCTATTTCCACGGCAAAAAGGGCAAAGACTTCTGCCTTGTCTCCGACAAAGATCTGCACATCAACGCGCACTTCATGGGCAAGAGCGCAACGCAGGAGCAAGAGCTGAAGCACGACTTGACGTGGGTGAAGTCTATCGGCGTGCGCTTCGGTTCCCATCAAATCTACCTTGGAGCCAACAAAGTTGCCCGCTGGGAAAGCGCCCTGGATCAGCTCACGCTCCTTGTCGATGGGCAAAGCGTTCTTCTCCCGCCCCGTAGAGGCGCCCAGTGGGAGGACCGGTTGAGCCCGTTGAAGATCACACGTGTACTGAATGTTAATGCTGTAATACTGCAAGTGCCACACAAATTCAGTCTAACGGCCTGGGTGGTTCCCGTTACGGCCGAGGAGTCTAGGGTTCATGGCTACGGGATGACTGAAGATGACTGCCTTGCGCACCTGCAGCTGAATTTTAAGTTCTATGAGCTCAGCCCTAATGTGAACGGCGTTTTGGGGCAGACGTACTCTTCTGGGTTTAAGAGCCACTTGAAGGTGGGCGGTGTTATGGAAGGGGAGGATAAATTTGCAGTGTCGCATCTCTTTGCTACGGACTGTAAGGTTGCCAGGTTTGTCGAAGGAATGGAATCGCGGCTCGGGTTCTTTAGGTTGTCCCCCACGGTTTAATGCGACTGGCCGGGGTATTGTGTGCCGCTGTTAGAAAGTGAAGGGTACTTAAGCCTTCTAAATAAacgtattattattattatatgtgAGGCTGTTAGAACCATGTCGTGTGGGCAATACAGCCAGGGAATTGAGCAGGTGAGATTATATTTAAAGCTGCTCTGTTCAGTGACGCTGAACGCGTTGAGGTTGGCCGTTTAAGATCAATGTATGGTTTATCACTGTACTACTGTCATCATTATAATATGTGGGGCTGTTGATTATTATGTTGAAATTGTGTTGTTTAGATTAGATTTAATGAAGTCCTGGTAAGGTTACACGCAAAATTTTCTTGGAAGTTTGAAATCAACGTATGATTTATTAGTGGACCATGTCGATTCAGATATAAGTTTACTCATGTTTATAGATTTATTACCAGTTTTTTATTAagttctctttatatatatatatatatatatttaattttgagttgtttttaatttttaaatcttaATATAAATTCATTACTTTTAAATATTTGTATTTGTATATTTTAAGATAGGAATTTATTGCATTCATTCTATTCTATCTTTTAATTAGCTGAGCCAATCATTGTTGACTCCCTGTCTTATAGATAGTAGGGGAGTAGTAGAGTGCAGATGATAGTTGTTGGTCAGTACTCTACCTGGAGTATTAGTGAAGACAattaaaaaatttggaaaaaaatcgtaaaatatgttgaactcaaTATTAGTGTGGTTAGAAGGGTGGATATTAGGAGTTCTAGATTACCATTAAAAAATTACtttttataattatggttaggtTATTACATTAGGTTAATGAATAGTTAAGTATAAATTATAGTTATTGTTTAAAATGTTGATGTGAAGATTTATATAAAATTATCTGTTTGAAATTACCAAATGGAGGTTTATAAAAAAGTCTTTAATGTTTCCATTTTTGCGTAATCTATTTATTTATGCTTTGTTTAGCAAACTAGCTCATGGGGTCATCCTAAGATGGTTCCTCTAGttcaaagaaaagaagagaagattaTACAATATCAATCTTGATGCCTTCTTGTTAATCCTAATTATGTGTGCAAACCTTACATTATGATGGGATTCTAATTTACTTTAGCGACAACTGTTTTGTCAACATTTTGAATAGACAAAAGACActattatattttgtaatttatattaTGATCAACATAAGGATTTGATTATCAGTGGAGATCTGTGCAAAATTTTACCAATTTTAATTTGGAATGTTTTATCATGGCCTATTATTGGATCAATTGGTTATTTGACTAGATCTATTGATTGTTCTACTAATGGTTATGCTAGCTAAATTGGTATTGGACCACCTTGAATTGCTCATGCTTATCACTTGATTAGTTGGTTGATGTGGTGAATCATCAGAACAAGCTCATAAAAGTTAGTTGAAGGAAAGGTCAAAACATTTAACCCCTTAAATAAATTTGTCTAGAATAAACTTGTCATCCAGTGATTAATACTTTTAGTTAACCCAAAATATTCAACTCGATTATTATAGAGGATGCTAATCAATTCTTATAGTACTGGAGACCTTCCTTTAAGAcattagaagaggaagaaaaaATAATTCAAGTAGACTAAATTCATGCTCAAGTTTCGTATTGATTACAAACATTTGCCTCCCTACacatcaccaaacaaaaacaagactGAAATTTGTAGATAAAGTCATTTACTATATCATTAACATTAATTAGTAATAAACCATGTGACAAATATAGAGCATCACAAAGAGCAATAAATTACATGACTAACAATGTATATAGATACTCCACATTTTCACTAATCTAACTACAATCATCAAGTACTTAGCAATAGCAGGGGAAGGGTTTCAGTAGTGGACATAGTTTCAATAGTGGACAACTTTTTTGTCAACCCAACCCCCTGTTATTAGATTGTAAAGGAGCCCAAAAAATTGATAACGAAAAGTTCATTAGtgaatatcacatgtaccaatagtggataattttgcacaaatgtcctagtagtggtgcacaaattgGCCAGTATTGGTACACAAATGGGCTAATTATAGTAAAAAAAGGTGATCTACTACtggggcatttgtccactactactgcaaattttgagttatctactattggtgcaaaggtttttATGTATGAAACAACACTtttaaatgaccactttttgaccttttcgCATATAACGGTTTCCACAACGTGCATCATTACTATGTAGAAGCCAGATCCTTAGTTATAAACAGTTAAGTGGTATACGGAGACACCCAAAAAAAACTGAAATCTGATGTACAGATTGAAAATTCTAGATACGTGAAGTAAGATATGTCCACTACTGATATGCTTCCCCTAATATATATTTTTCTTCTCTaatattaaataaagtttaatagatAATATTCATAAATTAACTTTTTCCCCGATTTGATGTCAATTGGGTTGCATAACCCATCAGGTTACTTCCGAGTGGAGTGGTAGGTCTACCCGCTCTGGACAATAGCGTGTGTGTTGGCCTTTCGTTGCCCTTTACTCTTGTATGTATAAATCGATCTGCAGCGTAGCGTAGTAATGAGAAAGCTCAGAGGCAAAATCCACAATTGCATGTACAAAATGGGTTCCGTTTATTATGGTCTTTGCAGCGATTGCAGCTCAAACTAGGGCACAGAGGGCCAGATGTGAAAATCGTCGTTCCAATCGCTACGCAAAATCAATCGCCTGTCCTTCACGCTGTCTCGAGGTTTACTACGTTATTTACAAGCACTGCAAGCCCAAATGTTACAAGGACAACATCTGTAAGTCACAGAAATTAATAATGCTAATGTGTACAACAAAATTAGAGCTATTGTTTTCTGGGAAACCATTGTATCTATCTACTAGCAATTGCATTTTGGTGTGCAATGAGTACATCAAAGGGGCATGGAAGTTTGGTAtattttttgcatatatttttGTAGTACATAAGGTCAAATGGTAAaagtgatatcttcaaatcaactacACTTATAAGGATCTAAAAATTGTTGAAACAAAACCTTTGATTAGGGAGAGAAAGGGATAGAAAAGGGAATAAATAGGAGGAGAGTGAGAGGGGAAAGGAGATAGAGATGGAAATGTAGATGtaagagagggatatggagaggagagggagagataaagagagaggagagagggagagatagagatgaaagagatatatatagagagagggagagatagagagagatagaaagaaatagatagagataggaagtgacaTATATAGAGGTAGAGATAGGGAGAATATAAAATTGGAGAGATATGAAGAGATAATATGATGTAGAGGAGGGCTTATAATCTTCTTTCTCACATGAGCCAACAATCAAAATTGATCTTGAGCATAAATCAATGTTAGTTTCTTCATAATTAGGCTTCTTTCCTAGTAGCCCTCCAAATAGGGTTTTCCCACCATAACTCCTAGTGTAGGCATGATATGAAAAAATGTAAAATCAGTTTCAGATACCCATTTGACTCTTACAAAATGCACTTCAAAATCAAGTAGGATTTCTTTGTACGaaaagagtcaaaatttgattgtcCCCTCTTCTATTAAGCCTAAAAATGACATAAAATCAACCTTTTTTTTTTGGCCATAACTTTTGTTGTAGACTTTACCTAGAAGATATAAGAGAATTTTTGATACCCATTTGGACCTTATAAAACATATCTCAGAACCAAGGTAGATTACTTTGTATGGAAACCTTCAAAAATCGATTTGCTTGTTCACTattaccctaactagggtttgagGCGGCCTATCAAGAAAATGCAATAACTTTTGATCTATTTAATGAAAGAAGATGAACCCAACTTTGTCAGAAGCTAGATTCATTCCTCTTCAATCTCGAATTATTTTTAAGTAGGTATATACCCGTACAATTTtgtacaaaacaaaaaaatagagaaaaatgtgTTCAGATTTGTAGAATTATTGATGTTCTTTTATTACAGCCACTCCTCCAAATAAACAACCAACCTCTCTCACATTGGGATTCATATTTAAAACATGTATTTATACTATTACAATCACTTTTCAACTTACCAAACTTTCAACCTCCCACTTTATGCAACATTGATGCCTCATATTCCACATTGTGCAGTTTGACAACATTTGCAACATTGACATTTTTTGCAAAATTAGTAAATTATGCAATTTGACACTCCAATCCCTCTAGTGACCTAATATGGACTCAAACCAATATGAAATGGTCTTAAATGATCTTATTACATAAGCAGCATGAAAAAAACCAAAATGCTAATTTTGAACCTACTATAAacctagggtgctcctgcaccatcctcCCCAAGCAAAATTGACTCA includes the following:
- the LOC131865421 gene encoding uncharacterized protein LOC131865421, translated to MTFTKWVLLIMVCAAVAAQARACRARCENHHYSCSKRGSFPCPSRCPRICYVNCKRCKVKCPVESTRRLSEASLSAACDKPGAVCHDPRFIGGDSSMFYFHGKKGKDFCLVSDKDLHINAHFMGKSATQEQELKHDLTWVKSIGVRFGSHQIYLGANKVARWESALDQLTLLVDGQSVLLPPRRGAQWEDRLSPLKITRVLNVNAVILQVPHKFSLTAWVVPVTAEESRVHGYGMTEDDCLAHLQLNFKFYELSPNVNGVLGQTYSSGFKSHLKVGGVMEGEDKFAVSHLFATDCKVARFVEGMESRLGFFRLSPTV